Proteins encoded within one genomic window of Bacteroidales bacterium:
- a CDS encoding citrate lyase subunit beta (citryl-ACP lyase; catalyzes the formation of acetate and oxaloacetate from citrate), which yields MNTIKIATSGNHGERVRSDCFVTLELKDSGNISIEMKSKVDVMFGKANRKLCTDILNYFGINNAEISIEDSGALPFVLSARIESAVKQLVNTDKEFLLEMIEENKYKSSKEQFRFSRLYLPGNTPSMMLNAGIHEPNGIILDLEDSVAPVKKKEARLLVRNALRQVNFYGSERMVRINQGKKGIEDLKYIVPHNVHIILVPKCENGEYIKQLDVEIDKIKKDKKIENKIFYMPIIESAMGVEKAFEIANASENVVAMAVGLEDFTADLGVKRTKEATESFFARTRVVNACKATDIQAIDSVFSDVGDMSGLKENIRVSKSLGFEGMGCIHPRQIRVIHESFAPDIDEIEKAKKVVNAFIEAEEKGLGVVSLGTKMIDPPVVKRAQKTINLAISLGLLPKNWNKESDK from the coding sequence GTGAATACTATTAAAATTGCCACATCAGGAAATCATGGTGAAAGAGTGCGTTCAGATTGCTTTGTAACCCTTGAATTAAAAGATTCGGGAAATATATCAATTGAAATGAAAAGCAAAGTTGATGTTATGTTTGGAAAAGCTAACAGAAAACTTTGTACTGATATATTAAATTATTTTGGTATAAATAATGCCGAAATTTCAATCGAAGATAGCGGAGCATTACCATTTGTTCTGTCTGCACGAATTGAATCAGCTGTTAAACAACTTGTCAATACAGATAAAGAATTTCTTCTTGAAATGATAGAAGAGAATAAATACAAGTCGAGTAAGGAACAATTCCGATTTTCACGATTATATTTGCCCGGCAATACCCCGAGTATGATGCTTAATGCAGGTATTCATGAACCTAACGGGATTATCCTTGACCTTGAAGATTCAGTTGCACCTGTTAAAAAGAAAGAAGCAAGATTATTAGTAAGGAATGCTTTAAGGCAGGTTAATTTTTATGGTTCTGAAAGAATGGTAAGGATTAATCAGGGGAAAAAAGGAATTGAGGATTTAAAATATATTGTGCCTCATAATGTACATATTATTTTGGTTCCTAAATGTGAAAACGGTGAATATATAAAACAACTTGATGTTGAAATTGATAAAATAAAAAAGGATAAAAAAATAGAAAATAAGATTTTTTATATGCCGATTATTGAAAGTGCAATGGGTGTAGAAAAGGCTTTTGAAATTGCAAATGCATCAGAAAATGTTGTAGCTATGGCTGTCGGACTTGAAGATTTTACTGCTGACCTTGGTGTTAAAAGAACAAAAGAAGCAACTGAATCGTTCTTTGCACGAACAAGAGTTGTAAACGCGTGTAAAGCTACAGATATTCAGGCAATTGACTCTGTTTTTTCGGATGTTGGAGATATGTCGGGATTAAAAGAAAATATTAGGGTTTCAAAATCTCTGGGTTTTGAAGGAATGGGTTGTATTCATCCTCGCCAAATAAGAGTTATTCATGAAAGTTTTGCTCCTGATATTGATGAAATCGAAAAAGCTAAAAAAGTTGTAAATGCATTTATCGAAGCAGAAGAAAAAGGACTTGGGGTAGTATCACTTGGTACAAAAATGATTGACCCTCCGGTAGTTAAAAGAGCTCAAAAGACAATAAATCTTGCTATTAGCCTTGGATTACTTCCTAAAAATTGGAATAAGGAATCGGACAAATAG
- the trkA gene encoding Trk system potassium transporter TrkA — translation MRIIIAGAGEVGTHLAKMLSKENHDIVVIDSDEEKLRVIDSHFDILTIHGSATSISTLKDARIKKTDLFISVTTNEEVNIIAAILGKRLGAKKTIARIDSYEYLIPANKTHFIELGIDSLIYPQKLASREIVSLLNQTGTTEIFDFADGRLSLFVIKLEKNAPIINKTLMEAAQMDEERAYRAVAITRDNQTIIPRGQDIFKEHDIVYVITDKSGIKNIVKFSGQHSLDINNIMIIGASRIGLRTAKDLEKNITIKLIEINKNKCYEIADFLTNTMIINGDGRDSELLEEEGIKKMDAFIAATGNSETNIFSCLIAKKFGVKKTIAEVENIDYIDTAESMGIDAIINKKLIAASHIFRFTMDAEVSSLVCLIGSNAEVLEFVAHSDSKITKGTLKEIKFPKDAIVGGVVRGKSAFIAIGDTRVKPNDKVVVFALPSAIHKIGDYFN, via the coding sequence ATGAGAATTATTATAGCCGGAGCAGGTGAAGTAGGAACACACCTTGCAAAAATGTTGTCGAAAGAAAATCATGACATAGTAGTAATTGATTCCGATGAAGAAAAACTTCGTGTTATTGATTCTCATTTTGACATTCTGACAATTCATGGTTCGGCAACATCTATAAGTACTCTTAAAGATGCAAGAATAAAAAAAACCGACCTGTTTATTTCAGTAACTACTAATGAAGAAGTCAATATTATTGCCGCAATACTTGGGAAAAGACTCGGTGCAAAAAAAACTATTGCCAGGATTGACAGTTATGAATATCTTATACCTGCTAACAAAACACACTTTATTGAATTAGGTATTGATTCATTAATTTACCCTCAAAAACTTGCATCAAGGGAAATTGTAAGTTTATTAAATCAAACCGGAACAACTGAAATATTTGATTTTGCCGATGGCAGACTTTCGCTGTTTGTTATTAAACTCGAAAAAAATGCCCCTATTATAAATAAAACATTAATGGAAGCTGCCCAAATGGATGAAGAAAGAGCTTATAGGGCAGTTGCAATAACAAGAGATAATCAAACAATAATACCGCGTGGGCAGGATATTTTTAAAGAACATGATATTGTTTATGTAATTACTGATAAATCAGGAATTAAAAACATTGTTAAATTTTCAGGACAACATTCGCTTGACATTAATAATATAATGATTATTGGTGCAAGCCGTATTGGACTCAGAACTGCAAAAGATCTTGAAAAAAATATAACTATAAAATTAATTGAAATTAACAAAAATAAATGTTATGAAATAGCAGACTTTCTTACTAATACTATGATAATTAATGGAGATGGACGAGATTCGGAATTGCTTGAAGAAGAAGGTATAAAGAAAATGGACGCATTTATTGCAGCAACAGGAAATTCGGAAACTAATATTTTTTCATGTTTAATTGCAAAAAAATTTGGTGTCAAAAAAACAATTGCAGAAGTAGAAAACATAGATTATATTGATACTGCCGAAAGTATGGGAATAGATGCTATTATAAATAAAAAACTTATAGCTGCAAGTCATATTTTCAGGTTTACAATGGATGCCGAGGTCAGCTCCCTTGTTTGCCTGATTGGTTCAAATGCCGAAGTACTTGAATTTGTCGCCCACAGTGATTCAAAAATTACAAAAGGAACATTAAAAGAAATAAAGTTTCCGAAAGATGCAATTGTGGGTGGTGTTGTTCGTGGCAAATCAGCTTTTATTGCAATTGGCGATACAAGAGTAAAACCTAATGATAAAGTTGTTGTTTTTGCTCTTCCTTCGGCTATTCATAAAATAGGTGATTATTTTAACTAA
- a CDS encoding TrkH family potassium uptake protein: protein MINYKIIFNILGKLLVIEGIFMLLSVLFSIYYNESDFYPILLSSAITLLSGAIVWFITKNPIKKFGKREGYIIVSLVWIVFSFFGSLPFVFSGAITNYTDAFFETISGFTTTGASILNDIEALPHGILFWRSLTQWMGGMGIIVLSIAILPLLGIGGMQLFAAEVPGLTPDKLHPKIKETAKRLWIIYFMLTLTEAILLILGNMDFFDAICHSLTTMATGGYSTKQASVAYWSSSYIHYVIIAFMFLAGTNFTLSYFALKFKFSKIIHNEEFRFYIGFIIIFSAIISIVLFIVHKQDFNIAIRDSLFQVVSIMTTTGFVTVDYLRWVPFLGVIILFLMFLGGSAGSTGGSIKIVRIVLILKNSYFELKRLIHPNAIIPVRLNNKVVSESIIMNVLAFIFFYILIFIFGVIIMSSMGLDLDSSLGAVAATLGNIGPGIGSVGPVENFYHIPAFGKWFLSFLMLTGRLEIFTVLILFSPTFWKR from the coding sequence ATGATAAACTATAAAATAATTTTTAACATACTGGGAAAACTGCTTGTAATAGAAGGAATTTTTATGCTTCTATCTGTTTTGTTTTCTATATATTATAATGAAAGCGATTTTTATCCTATTTTATTATCTTCTGCAATTACCTTATTATCAGGTGCAATAGTTTGGTTTATAACAAAAAATCCTATAAAAAAATTCGGAAAACGCGAAGGATATATTATTGTTAGTTTAGTATGGATTGTTTTTTCATTTTTCGGCTCACTTCCTTTTGTTTTTTCAGGAGCAATAACAAATTATACCGATGCTTTTTTTGAAACAATATCAGGTTTTACTACTACAGGAGCATCAATTTTAAATGATATTGAAGCCCTTCCACACGGAATATTATTCTGGAGAAGCCTTACTCAATGGATGGGCGGTATGGGAATTATTGTACTTTCAATTGCAATTCTTCCCTTGTTAGGTATTGGAGGTATGCAATTGTTTGCTGCAGAAGTACCGGGACTTACTCCTGATAAACTTCATCCAAAAATAAAAGAAACTGCTAAGCGTTTATGGATAATTTATTTTATGCTGACTCTTACCGAAGCTATACTTCTTATACTTGGTAATATGGACTTTTTTGATGCAATTTGTCATTCGCTAACCACAATGGCAACCGGAGGTTATTCAACCAAGCAAGCAAGTGTTGCATACTGGAGTTCTTCATATATACATTATGTAATTATTGCATTTATGTTCCTTGCCGGAACTAATTTTACACTATCATACTTTGCCCTTAAATTCAAGTTTTCCAAAATCATACATAATGAAGAGTTTAGGTTTTATATTGGTTTTATTATAATTTTTTCTGCAATTATTTCAATAGTTTTATTTATAGTACACAAGCAGGATTTTAATATTGCAATAAGAGATTCATTATTTCAGGTAGTTTCAATAATGACTACAACAGGTTTTGTTACAGTTGATTATTTAAGATGGGTGCCATTCCTTGGTGTTATTATTTTATTTTTAATGTTTCTTGGTGGTTCTGCAGGCTCAACAGGTGGAAGTATAAAAATTGTTCGTATAGTTCTTATACTTAAAAACAGCTATTTTGAATTAAAAAGATTGATTCATCCCAATGCAATTATTCCTGTAAGGTTAAATAATAAAGTTGTGTCAGAAAGTATTATTATGAATGTACTTGCATTTATCTTTTTTTATATTTTAATATTCATTTTTGGAGTAATTATAATGTCTTCTATGGGCTTAGACCTTGATAGTTCATTAGGAGCAGTTGCTGCAACATTGGGAAATATTGGACCTGGAATAGGCTCGGTTGGCCCCGTAGAAAATTTTTATCATATACCAGCCTTTGGCAAGTGGTTTTTATCTTTTCTTATGCTAACAGGAAGACTTGAAATATTTACAGTATTAATTTTATTTTCACCTACTTTCTGGAAAAGGTAA
- the tsaB gene encoding tRNA (adenosine(37)-N6)-threonylcarbamoyltransferase complex dimerization subunit type 1 TsaB, with amino-acid sequence MALILNIETATNICSVALGKNGKLIAIKESDKDKSHASLLTVFIDEILKDNNYKASDIDAVAVSKGPGSYTGLRIGVSVAKGICFGIEKPLIEISTLQSLALSILSNDEYKTLNINKKQAWLCPMLDARRMEVYCAIFDYQNIIKRDISADIINKESFKDILTKREVVFFGNGSNKCKEILINNNSYFIDNINSSAKYMINLAEELFNKNEFVDTAYFEPFYLKDFVATTPKKKVL; translated from the coding sequence ATGGCACTAATTTTAAATATAGAAACAGCTACTAATATCTGTTCGGTTGCATTAGGAAAAAACGGAAAACTAATTGCAATAAAAGAATCAGATAAAGATAAATCTCATGCATCACTGTTAACAGTTTTTATTGATGAAATATTAAAAGATAATAATTACAAAGCTTCTGATATTGATGCAGTTGCTGTTAGCAAAGGACCAGGCTCATACACAGGATTAAGAATAGGGGTTTCTGTTGCTAAGGGAATTTGTTTCGGTATTGAAAAACCATTGATAGAAATTAGCACTTTACAATCATTAGCACTAAGTATTTTATCAAATGATGAATACAAAACATTAAATATTAACAAAAAACAAGCATGGTTATGTCCAATGTTAGATGCCAGAAGAATGGAAGTATATTGTGCTATTTTTGATTATCAAAATATTATAAAAAGAGATATTTCTGCTGATATAATTAATAAAGAATCGTTTAAAGATATTTTAACAAAACGTGAAGTAGTTTTTTTTGGAAATGGTTCAAACAAATGCAAAGAAATACTAATAAACAATAATTCGTATTTTATTGATAATATCAATTCTTCAGCTAAATATATGATAAATCTTGCTGAGGAGTTGTTCAATAAAAATGAATTTGTTGACACTGCTTATTTTGAACCATTTTACCTTAAAGATTTTGTTGCTACAACACCCAAAAAGAAAGTGTTATAA